A DNA window from Argiope bruennichi chromosome X2, qqArgBrue1.1, whole genome shotgun sequence contains the following coding sequences:
- the LOC129960336 gene encoding coiled-coil domain-containing protein R3HCC1L-like: MKELKSERNKSSAVENKHTDGHQKAIKERQKRPDMQFYVPRALRGVKNKTVPLEGVYTESLQQQDGKKTSQESSVENLANSPDNLLSASSEDKHKKNSVNTRLKSKGIKNESDDACALPTDETVTEYATTQFATSSNAAINKILTVASNYPLSKTDDPQKLQNSSSGCMETVMPCNSNCTEVVEVADNTNVVVSENVTENIEDFIIIKNMSSSIGFKKEETDSPVNSFPSKNVDSKPNCNVLENVLCSGLDTKSEISSTATSDMDSLNISDKSDEMHASSKTTESNNTPPKEKDDSWESMFDDDGECLDSNLVKELSSVTGKIQVRAAKNSYADFQPVSEIVPQEYDNIVELYDFPREFVTQDLVSAFSIFQQSSFSIKWVDDCHALAIFTSPTLANQALQMKHPFMKVRPLSEGIKESKTKARWCANHSEPQKPRPATSAVLARRLVSGALGLRVQATKEQRDHERSVLKEAKEKRRLKAKQKEAIWDGSVE, from the exons ATGAAGGAGTTAAAATCTGAAAGAAACAAATCTTCTGCTGTGGAAAACAAACATACAGATGGACATCAAaaagcaataaa ggaGCGACAGAAAAGACCGGACATGCAATTTTACGTTCCGCGGGCATTAAGAGGAGTCAAAAACAAAACAGTGCCTCTGGAAGGTGTCTATACTGAAAGTTTACAACAACAGGATGGTAAGAAAACATCTCAGGAGTCAAGTGTAGAAAATCTCGCTAACTCTCCTGATAACCTTCTATCTGCTTCCTCTGAggataagcataaaaaaaattctgtaaatacgCGTCTAAAATCGAAGGGTATTAAAAATGAGTCAGATGATGCATGTGCACTACCTACTGATGAAACAGTGACTGAATACGCCACAACCCAATTTGCTACTTCTAGCAATGCTGCGATAAATAAGATTCTTACAGTTGCATCTAATTATCCTCTATCAAAAACAGATGACCCACAAAAGTTGCAAAATAGTTCATCTGGTTGTATGGAAACAGTTATGCCTTGTAATTCTAATTGTACTGAAGTTGTTGAAGTGGCTGATAATACAAATGTGGTTGTTTCTGAAAACGTAACAGAAAATATTGAAgactttattattatcaaaaatatgtcATCCAGCATAGGtttcaaaaaagaagaaacagaTTCTCCTGTAAACAGTTTTCCATCTAAGAATGTTGACAGTAAACCAAATTGTAATGttctagaaaatgttttatgcagTGGTCTAGATACGAAGAGTGAAATTTCCAGTACAGCTACCTCTGATATGGATTCATTAAATATAAGTGATAAATCTGATGAAATGCATGCAAGTTCAAAAACCACTGAATCCAACAATACCCCTCCTAAAGAAAAAGATGACTCTTGGGAATCCATGTTTGATGATGATGGAGAATGTTTAGACTCAAACTTAGTGAAAGaa TTAAGTAGTGTCACAGGAAAAATTCAAGTTCGTGCTGCCAAAAACAGTTATGCAGATTTTCAGCCAGTATCTGAGATTGTGCCACAag aatatgACAACATAGTGGAATTGTATGATTTTCCTAGAGAATTTGTGACACAAGATTTAGTTTctgcattttctatttttca GCAGTCTAGTTTTTCAATCAAGTGGGTAGATGACTGTCATGCATTAGCTATATTTACTAGCCCCACACTGG CAAATCAAGCTTTACAGATGAAACATCCCTTTATGAAAGTCCGTCCTCTTTCTGAGGGAATAAAAGAGTCAAAGACTAAAGCAAGATGGTGTGCTa atcATTCGGAGCCTCAAAAACCCAGACCAGCAACATCGGCAGTGCTCGCTAGACGGCTTGTTTCTGGTGCTCTTGGTCTTAGAGTTCAAGCCACTAAAGAACAGAGAGATCATGAAAGAAGTGTTCTTAAGGAAGCAAAAG AAAAACGAAGACTGAAAGCCAAGCAGAAAGAAGCTATATGGGATGGTTCAGTAGAAtga